In Bradysia coprophila strain Holo2 unplaced genomic scaffold, BU_Bcop_v1 contig_358, whole genome shotgun sequence, one DNA window encodes the following:
- the LOC119081350 gene encoding vacuolar protein sorting-associated protein 28 homolog, producing MQDNRPELFEEVKLFRNAKEREKYDNMADLYSIVNTLQNLEKAYIWDCVTPKEYTAACSKCLVQYKVAFKQVQGSEFPNIDAFVKKFRLDCPAALERIREDRPITIKDDNGNTSKCIADIVSLFITLMDKLRLEIKAMDELHPELRDLVDTMNRLSLIPEQFDGKEKVNAWLTTLNQMQASDELSESQVRQLLFDLEASYAAFNNLLHAS from the coding sequence ATGCAGGATAATCGGCCTGAACTTTTCGAGGAGGTGAAACTGTTCCGAAATGCCAAGGAACGTGAGAAATACGATAACATGGCTGATCTGTATTCGATAGTCAACACActacaaaatttagaaaaagctTATATATGGGACTGTGTTACGCCAAAGGAATACACAGCAGCTTGCTCCAAGTGCCTCGTTCAATACAAAGTAGCCTTCAAGCAAGTGCAAGGATCAGAATTTCCTAACATCGACGCCTTTGTTAAGAAATTCCGTTTGGATTGTCCAGCTGCATTGGAACGTATCAGAGAAGATCGTCCGATCACCATCAAAGATGACAATGGAAATACTAGCAAATGCATTGCCGATATCGTATCACTGTTTATCACACTAATGGACAAGTTACGTTTGGAGATTAAAGCCATGGATGAATTGCATCCCGAATTGAGAGATCTTGTTGATACGATGAATCGATTATCTTTGATTCCGGAACAATTCGATGGCAAGGAGAAAGTAAATGCGTGGTTAACCACATTGAATCAAATGCAAGCGTCCGATGAGCTGTCCGAGAGCCAGGTCAGACAATTGCTGTTCGATTTAGAGGCATCTTATGCTGCATTCAATAATCTGTTACATGCTTCTTAA